From a single Solenopsis invicta isolate M01_SB chromosome 6, UNIL_Sinv_3.0, whole genome shotgun sequence genomic region:
- the LOC120358121 gene encoding uncharacterized protein LOC120358121: MRDQQFIKKDFLLLFTISYGQRSIIIEGLQNYCREELDIQNCQGAAKKRRKFNPWAIIIQKNTFDNLKEICVCINERLKKLEAITECVNYCKDILIKRINIEVSKNDFKMDLHSVTHFIKTVRSILEKQICNEVNIKYPIFAEQEFHIIFLELTTIYRTYTAQKVINAAINTSVLE, encoded by the exons ATGCGTGatcagcaatttataaaaaaagatttcttactACTATTCACAATTTCATATGGTCAACGATCTATAATTATTGAGGGTTTGCAAAACTACTGCAGGGAAGAGCTTGATATACAAAATTGTCAAGGCGCtgcaaaaaagagaagaaaatttaaccCCTGGGCAATAATAATCCAAAAAAACacttttgataatcttaaagaaATATGTGTATGCATTAATGAACGCTTGAAAAAACTTGAAGCAATCACTGAATGCgtcaattattgtaaagatattttaatcaagcGGATAAATATAGAAgtgtcaaaaaatgattttaaaatggatttacATTCCGTCacgcattttattaaaactgtacgtagtattcttgaaaaacagatttgtaacgaagtaaatataaaatatccgaTATTTGCCGAGCAAGAATTCCACATTATTTTTCTCGAGCTAACAACGATATACAGAACTTACACCGCCCAAAAAGTTATCAA tGCTGCGATCAATACATCGGTTTTAGAGTAA